The Nevskiales bacterium nucleotide sequence GGCCGGCGTGAATGTCGAAACCATCCGCTTCTACCAGCGCAAGGGGCTGATGCCCGAGCCGGATCGGCTGCAAGGCCGCATCCGCCGCTATAGCCGCGATGCGCTCGGGCGCGTGCGCTTCATCAAGGCGGCGCAGAGGCTGGGCTGCAGCCTCGATGAAGTGGCCGATCTGCTCGAGCTCGAAGACGGCACCCACTGCGAGCAGGCCCGCGTGCGGGACCTGATCGAAGCCTGGCGCGATGCGCGCCGCACCGCGTGGCAGACCACCGTCAAGGTGGTCACGACTGCTATGCTGGCCGCACCGCGCGCAGCCCGTTCGGCGAGCGGTTGCACGCCGTCATAAAGTTCGTTGTAGGCATCGGCACCAGTTCCCTTAGTAAAGCGGATAGGCCTGATGCCGAGCAGGTCCCAGCTCCCGTCTTCCTCCGTCAGTGCAAAGCGCCCGGCAACGCCATCAGCCGGAAGTGCCCGCGCCAAGTAATGCATGACCACGTCGTTATGGCTGTAGCCAACGAATAGCACGGTGAATTGACCGAAGACGGCCACTAAGCATCGCTGCGCCCAACCTTCCGTCAGGTACGCGCGCCCGAAATCCGCATCCGTGAGCACCAGATCCCGTACGCGGGGAAGCGCTCCATGAACGTGCACGATGCCGGTGAAGTCGTAGCCCAGCGGCAGGGCCGGAGCTCGGTAGACCTCGGGTGTTGAACCGAACAGCATGCTTGCGGCCGCTTCAAAGTGCAGGTCGAAGTTCGTGGTCACGCGTCCGTCGAGGATGGCCTCGACGATATCGGGTGCCAGCAGGGTCAGGCGCAGCACCTCGGCCATCCAGCCGGGCTCCAGCTTCAGCCTAGGCATCGAGGGGGCTTCGCGTAACGTGTTTCGGCGCGCTTGCGGAGAGATCCGTCTCCGGTTCACGGCTCCAATTGCCTAGTCAACGCGGCGACATGGTGATCATGAGGCCACCCAGCACGAGCAGCGCCCCGAGCACGAATGCCACTCCCAGATGATCACCCAACAGCATGGAGGCTGCGGCGATCCCAAAGATGGGCTGCAGATACTGGACGCTGGCTGCCACTCTGGCCGGCACGACGCGCAGCAGCCCGATCCACAGGAAAAGACCTGCCACCGTGACAATCACGCCGAGATACAGAGCCGCGCCGACGCCCTGCAAGCTCCATTGAACCGAAACGTTCGTCATCTCCCAGCCGGCCCAGGGCACGAGCGCGAGGAAGCCGAATAGCGTGCTCCAAGCTGCCACCGTCGCTGTTCCATATGCGGCGGTCAGCTCGACGCTCCAGACGTAGTAGAAGGCGATGGCCACGGAGGACACCAGCATCCAGAACACACCGGCCATTGTGCTCGCGGAAGCTGTGGCGACTGTGTCCATGTCCCCAATTGCGACCAGCGCGATGCCGGCGAACGCAGTGAGCAGCCCGACCGACTGTAAGCGCGAGACGTGCTGGCGAAGTCGCAGCGCGGCGAAGACGACGATGAACAGTGGAATCGTCGCCGAGATGAT carries:
- a CDS encoding MerR family transcriptional regulator: MNSTSESANMTIGARAGAAGVNVETIRFYQRKGLMPEPDRLQGRIRRYSRDALGRVRFIKAAQRLGCSLDEVADLLELEDGTHCEQARVRDLIEAWRDARRTAWQTTVKVVTTAMLAAPRAARSASGCTPS
- a CDS encoding EamA family transporter yields the protein MTNQPLSQSEVARACSSTSDGRGSQNLLRLGAMLLLALMWGLSIPVTKLGLEDLPPLTLTAMRFALAVPLMVVFALGRQSIPKRALPHVAALGLLGIGVGQVAQTFGVAGTSASVGTIISATIPLFIVVFAALRLRQHVSRLQSVGLLTAFAGIALVAIGDMDTVATASASTMAGVFWMLVSSVAIAFYYVWSVELTAAYGTATVAAWSTLFGFLALVPWAGWEMTNVSVQWSLQGVGAALYLGVIVTVAGLFLWIGLLRVVPARVAASVQYLQPIFGIAAASMLLGDHLGVAFVLGALLVLGGLMITMSPR